Proteins encoded by one window of Enterococcus faecalis:
- the rapZ gene encoding RNase adapter RapZ, which produces MPENLQLVIITGMSGAGKTVAVQSFEDMGYFCIDNLPPSLIPKFWELIKESGKVTKIALVIDLRSRTFFREIQDMLVELENTNFIDTTILFLDATDEELVSRYKETRRAHPMAMDGLVTEGIRKERAMLEEIKADAQLVIDTTDLSPRQLRERLNKELATRETHEFRVEMVSFGFKYGLPIDADIVMDVRFLPNPHYIDELRPLTGMDQPVYDYVMGFPETDEFYTKFIDLLRTVLPGYKKEGKSSVTIAIGCTGGQHRSVALTERVGAELKEEDYHVNITHRDRLKRKETVNRS; this is translated from the coding sequence ATGCCAGAAAATTTACAACTGGTTATTATTACAGGAATGAGTGGCGCTGGAAAAACAGTCGCTGTTCAAAGCTTTGAAGACATGGGCTATTTCTGTATCGACAATTTACCACCAAGCTTAATCCCAAAATTTTGGGAATTAATTAAAGAATCTGGAAAAGTTACCAAGATTGCGTTAGTGATCGATTTACGTTCACGGACCTTCTTTAGAGAAATTCAGGATATGTTAGTCGAACTTGAAAATACTAATTTTATTGATACAACGATTTTATTTTTAGATGCCACCGATGAAGAGTTGGTTTCTCGTTATAAAGAGACACGGCGTGCGCATCCAATGGCGATGGATGGTTTAGTGACAGAAGGTATTCGTAAAGAACGTGCAATGCTGGAAGAAATCAAGGCGGATGCTCAGTTGGTTATTGATACCACGGACTTGTCCCCTCGTCAATTGCGGGAACGTTTGAATAAAGAACTAGCAACGAGAGAGACACACGAATTTCGAGTGGAAATGGTGTCCTTCGGCTTTAAATATGGGTTGCCGATTGATGCAGATATCGTTATGGATGTTCGCTTTTTACCTAATCCCCATTATATTGATGAACTACGGCCGTTAACTGGAATGGATCAACCTGTTTATGATTATGTGATGGGCTTCCCAGAAACAGATGAATTTTATACCAAATTTATCGATTTACTGCGAACAGTCTTACCTGGATATAAAAAAGAAGGTAAAAGTAGCGTCACCATTGCAATTGGCTGTACTGGCGGACAACATCGCTCTGTCGCATTGACAGAACGTGTTGGCGCTGAATTAAAAGAGGAAGATTACCATGTAAATATTACCCACCGCGACCGCTTAAAAAGAAAAGAAACGGTTAATCGCTCTTAA
- the clpP gene encoding ATP-dependent Clp endopeptidase proteolytic subunit ClpP gives MNLIPTVIEQSSRGERAYDIYSRLLKDRIIMLSGPIDDNVANSVIAQLLFLDAQDSEKDIYLYINSPGGSVSAGLAIFDTMNFVKADVQTIVLGMAASMGSFLLTAGQKGKRFALPNAEIMIHQPLGGAQGQATEIEIAARHILDTRQRLNSILAERTGQPIEVIERDTDRDNYMTAEQAKEYGLIDEVMENSSALN, from the coding sequence ATGAATTTAATTCCAACAGTTATTGAACAATCATCTCGCGGTGAACGTGCTTATGACATTTACTCTCGTTTATTAAAAGACCGCATCATTATGCTAAGCGGCCCTATCGATGATAATGTGGCAAACTCAGTGATTGCACAGTTATTATTCTTAGATGCCCAAGATTCAGAAAAAGACATTTACTTGTACATTAACTCTCCTGGTGGCAGCGTTTCTGCAGGTTTAGCGATTTTCGATACCATGAATTTCGTTAAAGCGGATGTCCAAACGATCGTATTAGGAATGGCGGCTTCAATGGGTAGCTTCTTATTAACAGCTGGTCAAAAAGGCAAACGTTTCGCTTTACCAAATGCGGAAATCATGATTCACCAACCACTTGGTGGCGCTCAAGGGCAAGCAACAGAAATTGAAATTGCTGCTCGTCACATTTTAGACACTCGTCAACGTTTAAATTCAATTTTAGCTGAACGAACTGGCCAACCAATTGAAGTGATTGAACGTGATACCGATCGTGATAACTATATGACTGCCGAACAAGCAAAAGAATATGGTTTAATCGATGAAGTAATGGAAAATAGTAGCGCCTTAAATTAA
- the whiA gene encoding DNA-binding protein WhiA, protein MSFASDVKKELTGLEVHREHAKAELAALIRMNGSLSLVNQQFVLNVQTENAAIARRMYSLLKDHYHAQAELLVRKKMKLKKNNVYIVRLKQDTQKILADLDIMDGVVFNGNVSNEIMGNAQKMRSYLRGAFMASGSVNNPETSRYHLEIFSIYEEHNNDICKMLNYYDLNARTLGRRNGYICYLKGAEKIADFLTLIGATNSMLKFEDVRIVRDMRNSVNRLVNCETANLNKTIDAASKQIENIQFIESTVGLTSLPEKLQEIAELRLEYPEVSLKELGEMIPSGAISKSGINHRIRKINEFAEKLREKSA, encoded by the coding sequence ATGTCTTTTGCCTCGGATGTCAAAAAAGAGTTAACTGGTTTAGAAGTCCATCGAGAACACGCGAAAGCAGAATTAGCAGCATTAATTCGGATGAACGGCTCGCTTAGCTTAGTTAATCAACAGTTTGTCTTGAATGTACAAACGGAAAATGCTGCAATTGCTCGTCGAATGTATTCATTGCTGAAAGATCATTACCATGCACAAGCAGAATTATTAGTTCGTAAAAAAATGAAACTAAAGAAAAATAATGTTTACATTGTGCGTCTAAAACAAGATACACAAAAAATTCTAGCTGATTTGGATATTATGGATGGGGTCGTTTTTAATGGCAATGTGTCAAATGAAATCATGGGTAACGCGCAAAAAATGCGTTCCTATTTACGCGGGGCCTTTATGGCTTCTGGCTCAGTTAATAATCCGGAAACAAGTCGCTATCATTTAGAAATTTTTTCAATTTATGAAGAACACAATAATGATATTTGTAAGATGTTGAATTACTATGACTTAAACGCTCGAACATTGGGACGCCGAAATGGGTATATTTGTTATTTAAAAGGTGCTGAAAAAATTGCCGACTTTTTAACATTAATTGGTGCCACGAACTCTATGTTGAAATTTGAAGATGTCCGGATTGTCCGTGATATGCGGAATTCAGTAAATCGTTTAGTGAATTGCGAAACAGCGAATTTAAATAAAACCATTGATGCGGCTTCAAAACAAATTGAAAATATTCAATTTATTGAAAGTACAGTAGGGCTGACGTCATTACCGGAGAAACTTCAGGAAATCGCAGAATTACGGTTAGAGTATCCGGAAGTTAGTCTCAAAGAACTAGGGGAAATGATTCCTTCAGGAGCTATTTCTAAGTCAGGTATTAATCATCGTATTCGAAAAATTAATGAATTTGCAGAAAAATTACGAGAAAAAAGTGCGTAA
- a CDS encoding DUF1622 domain-containing protein yields the protein MNEWPHQLMTLLTPLFELCILGLNVFSIIVLVWGVCLAGKDFIKSERQNQSRFTLTKMNTFIKNFLGSYILLSLEILIAADIIESIVKPTFQDILKLATLVIIRTVISYFLHKEIEDTMTDMEQQEKEPDTQKN from the coding sequence ATGAATGAGTGGCCCCATCAGTTAATGACGCTTTTAACCCCACTTTTTGAGCTATGTATTTTAGGACTGAATGTTTTTTCGATTATTGTTTTAGTTTGGGGTGTTTGTTTAGCAGGAAAAGATTTCATTAAAAGTGAACGACAAAATCAAAGCCGCTTTACCTTAACCAAAATGAATACGTTCATCAAAAACTTCCTTGGTAGCTACATTCTGTTAAGTTTAGAAATTTTAATTGCTGCTGATATTATTGAATCCATTGTCAAACCAACTTTTCAAGATATTTTGAAATTGGCAACCTTGGTGATCATCCGTACAGTTATTTCTTATTTCTTACATAAAGAAATTGAAGACACTATGACCGATATGGAACAACAAGAAAAAGAACCAGATACCCAAAAAAATTAG
- the uvrA gene encoding excinuclease ABC subunit UvrA, producing MANDKIVIHGARAHNLKNIDVTIPRDKMVVVTGLSGSGKSSLAFDTLYAEGQRRYVESLSAYARQFLGQMDKPDVDSIDGLSPAISIDQKTTSKNPRSTVGTVTEINDYLRLLFARVGHPICPNDHIEITSQSVEQMVDKVLELPERTKIQILAPVVVKKKGQHKKVFEMIQREGYVRMRVDGETYDVSEAPELEKNKKHDIAIVIDRIVVKEGIRSRLFDSFEAALRLAEGYAIVDVIGQEEMLFSEHYACPYCGFTVGELEPRLFSFNAPFGACPDCDGLGVKLEVDKDLVIPDPTKTLREGAIVPWNPISSQYYPQMLEQAATSFGIDMDTPFEELPADQQEIILNGSGEKNFHFHYENDFGGVRDVEVPFEGILKNIKRRYHETNSDFTRDQMRLYMTELTCRSCQGYRLNPQALAVKINGTHIGEVSELAIKNAVQFFEGVSLSEQETTIARPILKEVEDRLTFLKNVGLDYLTLSRAAGTLSGGEAQRIRLATQIGSNLSGVLYILDEPSIGLHQRDNDRLIDSLKKMRDLGNTLIVVEHDEDTMMASDYLIDVGPGAGHLGGEIVAAGTPEEVAKNPHSLTGQYLSGKKVIPVPKERRKGNGKAIKVTGASENNLKNVSVEFPLGEFVAVTGVSGSGKSTLVNQILKKALAQKLNRNSNKPGKHKSITGYEAIEKIVDIDQSPIGRTPRSNPATYTSVFDDIRDLFAQTNEAKVRGYKKGRFSFNVKGGRCEACRGDGIIKIEMHFLPDVYVPCEVCHGKRYNSETLEVHYKGKNISDILDMTVEDAVEFFKHIPKIHRKLQTIVDVGLGYVTLGQPATTLSGGEAQRMKLASELHKNSNGKNFYILDEPTTGLHTDDIARLLLVLERLVEAGNTVLVIEHNLDVIKSADHVIDLGPEGGDGGGTIVATGTPEEVAKVKDSYTGYYLKRVLK from the coding sequence ATGGCAAATGATAAAATTGTGATTCATGGTGCACGCGCCCATAACTTAAAAAATATTGATGTCACGATTCCTCGTGACAAAATGGTTGTTGTAACTGGACTATCTGGTTCTGGCAAAAGTTCATTAGCGTTTGATACGCTTTACGCAGAAGGGCAACGACGTTATGTAGAGAGTCTCTCTGCTTATGCGCGACAATTTTTGGGACAGATGGATAAACCAGATGTTGACAGCATCGATGGTTTAAGTCCAGCTATTTCAATTGATCAAAAGACGACAAGTAAAAACCCACGCTCAACGGTGGGGACGGTCACAGAAATCAATGATTATTTACGATTGTTATTTGCTCGGGTAGGTCATCCAATTTGTCCTAACGATCATATTGAAATTACCAGTCAGTCTGTTGAACAGATGGTTGATAAAGTCTTAGAGCTACCAGAGCGAACAAAAATTCAAATTTTGGCCCCTGTTGTGGTCAAGAAAAAAGGCCAACATAAAAAAGTGTTTGAAATGATCCAACGTGAAGGGTATGTCAGAATGCGGGTGGATGGTGAAACCTATGATGTTAGTGAGGCACCAGAACTTGAAAAAAATAAAAAACATGATATTGCGATTGTGATTGACCGTATCGTTGTGAAAGAAGGCATTCGCTCTCGCTTGTTTGATTCGTTTGAAGCGGCTTTGCGTTTAGCTGAAGGTTACGCAATTGTTGATGTGATTGGTCAAGAAGAAATGTTGTTTAGTGAACATTATGCTTGTCCTTATTGTGGGTTCACAGTCGGTGAATTGGAACCGCGCTTGTTTTCATTTAATGCACCATTTGGCGCTTGTCCCGATTGTGATGGTTTAGGTGTTAAATTAGAAGTGGACAAAGACTTAGTGATTCCAGATCCCACTAAAACCTTGAGAGAAGGAGCCATTGTTCCGTGGAACCCTATTAGTTCCCAATATTATCCACAAATGTTGGAACAAGCAGCCACCAGTTTTGGGATTGATATGGATACGCCGTTTGAAGAATTACCTGCAGACCAACAAGAAATTATTTTAAATGGTTCTGGCGAGAAAAACTTTCATTTTCATTATGAAAATGACTTTGGTGGTGTTCGTGATGTGGAAGTGCCATTTGAAGGGATTTTAAAAAATATTAAACGACGCTATCATGAAACAAATAGCGATTTTACACGAGATCAAATGCGGTTATACATGACAGAATTGACTTGTCGAAGCTGTCAAGGGTATCGTTTGAATCCGCAAGCTTTAGCTGTAAAAATCAATGGCACGCACATTGGTGAAGTCAGTGAATTAGCAATAAAAAATGCGGTCCAATTTTTTGAAGGTGTGTCTTTATCTGAACAAGAAACAACGATTGCTCGGCCAATTTTAAAAGAAGTCGAAGATCGGTTAACCTTCTTAAAAAATGTCGGGTTAGATTACTTAACCTTAAGTCGAGCTGCTGGTACACTTTCTGGTGGAGAAGCACAAAGAATTCGCTTAGCAACACAAATTGGATCAAACTTATCAGGCGTCCTTTACATTTTAGATGAACCATCAATTGGTTTGCATCAACGAGATAACGACCGCTTGATTGACTCATTGAAAAAAATGCGGGACTTAGGCAATACATTAATTGTGGTGGAACATGATGAAGATACAATGATGGCTTCGGATTACTTGATTGATGTGGGACCTGGCGCTGGACATCTGGGCGGTGAAATTGTAGCCGCTGGTACGCCGGAAGAGGTTGCTAAAAATCCGCATTCATTGACCGGTCAATATCTTTCTGGGAAAAAAGTGATTCCTGTACCAAAAGAACGTCGCAAAGGTAATGGCAAAGCGATCAAAGTCACTGGTGCCAGTGAAAATAATTTAAAAAATGTCAGTGTTGAATTTCCGCTAGGTGAATTTGTTGCTGTCACAGGTGTTTCAGGTTCAGGGAAAAGTACTTTAGTCAATCAAATTTTGAAAAAAGCACTGGCCCAAAAATTAAATCGTAATTCCAATAAACCTGGGAAACACAAAAGTATCACTGGTTATGAAGCCATTGAAAAGATTGTTGACATTGATCAAAGTCCAATTGGTCGAACACCAAGAAGTAATCCAGCGACTTATACTAGTGTTTTTGATGACATTCGCGATTTGTTTGCCCAAACAAATGAAGCCAAGGTTCGTGGCTATAAAAAAGGCCGCTTTAGTTTTAACGTCAAAGGTGGCCGTTGTGAAGCTTGTCGCGGGGATGGTATCATCAAAATTGAAATGCACTTTTTACCTGACGTCTATGTGCCTTGCGAAGTTTGTCATGGCAAACGTTATAATTCTGAGACGTTAGAAGTTCATTATAAAGGCAAAAACATTTCTGATATTTTAGATATGACGGTGGAAGATGCCGTAGAATTTTTCAAACATATCCCTAAAATTCATCGTAAATTGCAAACAATTGTGGATGTAGGCTTAGGCTATGTGACATTGGGGCAGCCAGCAACTACTTTATCTGGTGGAGAAGCACAGCGGATGAAGCTAGCGAGTGAACTTCATAAAAATTCTAATGGGAAAAACTTTTATATTCTGGATGAACCAACAACCGGCTTGCATACCGATGATATTGCGCGATTGCTTCTAGTATTAGAGCGTTTAGTGGAAGCGGGCAATACCGTTTTAGTGATTGAACATAACTTGGATGTCATCAAATCTGCGGATCATGTGATTGATCTAGGGCCAGAAGGTGGCGACGGTGGTGGGACGATCGTGGCGACAGGAACACCAGAAGAAGTTGCTAAAGTCAAAGACAGTTACACAGGATATTATTTAAAACGTGTTCTGAAATAA
- a CDS encoding DsbA family protein, whose translation MDISVIDATKVNAETGLHIGESNAPVKMIEFINVRCPYCRKWFEESEELLAQSVKSGKVERIIKLFDKEKESLQRGNVMHHYIDYSAPEQALSALHKMFATQDEWGNLTLEEVATYAEKNLGLKEQKDATLVSAVIAEANAAHIQFVPTIIIGEHIFDESVTEEELRGYIEK comes from the coding sequence ATGGATATTTCAGTAATTGATGCAACAAAAGTTAACGCAGAAACAGGGCTTCACATTGGTGAGAGCAATGCCCCTGTCAAAATGATAGAATTTATCAATGTTCGCTGTCCTTATTGCAGAAAATGGTTTGAAGAGTCTGAGGAACTGTTAGCACAATCTGTCAAAAGTGGTAAAGTTGAACGTATCATTAAGTTGTTTGATAAAGAAAAAGAAAGTTTACAACGCGGCAATGTGATGCATCACTACATTGACTATTCAGCGCCTGAACAAGCACTGTCAGCATTGCATAAAATGTTTGCTACGCAAGATGAATGGGGAAACTTAACCTTAGAAGAAGTAGCGACGTATGCTGAAAAAAATCTGGGCTTAAAAGAACAAAAAGATGCAACGCTTGTTTCCGCAGTGATTGCTGAAGCCAATGCGGCTCACATTCAATTTGTACCAACGATCATCATTGGTGAGCATATCTTTGACGAAAGTGTCACTGAAGAAGAATTACGAGGATACATTGAAAAATAA
- a CDS encoding PEP phosphonomutase, with protein sequence MVQRLISANASEIKRMSKEELFQSIKASEGRVILSENVVVHPSVAGDITCAEMSKAYGADMILLNVFDVNQPIVVAAYEGQYTAETCVPNDEVVHRLKELVGLPIGMNVEPVDENLDLASTRVSIEPGRKASAATFKKANELGLDFILLTGNPGTGVTNDLIAKNVALAKKHFDGIIIAGKMHSSGVDEPVVSLKSAEQFIEAGADIVLVPAVGTVWGIDDQQVKEVVDFAHSKGKLVMSAIGTSQESAQPEVIQAIGIRNKILGVDIQHIGDANMGLVGIENIKELSDAIRGKRHTVARMARSINR encoded by the coding sequence ATGGTTCAACGATTAATTAGTGCAAATGCATCAGAAATCAAACGGATGTCAAAAGAAGAGCTGTTTCAGAGTATTAAAGCGAGCGAAGGGCGCGTAATTTTATCGGAAAATGTGGTAGTTCATCCATCCGTAGCAGGTGATATCACTTGTGCGGAAATGTCAAAAGCATATGGCGCAGACATGATTTTATTGAATGTTTTCGATGTTAATCAACCGATTGTAGTAGCCGCTTATGAAGGGCAATATACTGCGGAAACATGTGTCCCTAATGATGAGGTTGTTCATCGTTTGAAAGAACTAGTCGGTTTACCGATTGGCATGAATGTCGAACCTGTTGATGAAAATTTAGACTTAGCTTCAACGAGAGTTTCGATTGAACCAGGTAGAAAAGCATCAGCAGCTACTTTCAAAAAAGCCAATGAACTGGGTTTGGATTTTATCTTATTGACAGGTAATCCAGGAACTGGCGTGACCAACGACTTGATTGCTAAGAACGTGGCCTTAGCCAAAAAACATTTTGATGGCATCATTATTGCCGGAAAAATGCACAGTTCAGGCGTAGATGAACCAGTGGTCAGTTTAAAATCAGCTGAACAATTTATTGAAGCGGGCGCTGATATTGTCTTAGTCCCAGCAGTCGGCACGGTTTGGGGCATCGATGATCAACAAGTCAAAGAAGTTGTGGATTTTGCACATTCAAAAGGAAAATTAGTTATGAGTGCCATTGGAACTTCACAAGAAAGTGCTCAACCTGAAGTTATCCAAGCAATCGGCATTAGAAATAAAATTTTAGGCGTAGATATTCAACATATTGGCGATGCCAATATGGGCTTAGTTGGTATTGAAAATATTAAAGAGCTTTCTGATGCGATACGTGGGAAAAGACATACTGTTGCTAGAATGGCTCGTTCGATTAATCGTTAA
- a CDS encoding gluconeogenesis factor YvcK family protein gives MKTYRIRKPKIVVVGGGTGLPVILKSLRNQSVDITAVVTVADDGGSSGELRSSINNMTPPGDLRNVLVALSDMPQLYEDIFQYRFDKSDSHFANHAIGNLIIAAVSEMRGSTYEAIQLLSKMMHVDGRIYPSSERPLTLHAVFKDGSVAVGESKIALDRKTIDHVFVTNTHGEEQPRAARKVVKAIEEADMVVLGPGSLFTSILPNLVITEIGEAIKQTAAEVVYICNIMTQKGETEHFTDTDHVRVLNEHLQAQFVDTVLVNTEKVPENYMDPEIYDEYLVQVKHDFQGLREEGCRVISTDFLELRDGGVFHDGEKVVEELFRIVFGTKY, from the coding sequence ATGAAAACCTATCGAATTCGTAAACCGAAGATCGTGGTTGTTGGTGGTGGAACAGGCTTGCCAGTAATTTTAAAAAGTTTAAGAAATCAAAGTGTTGATATTACTGCCGTCGTAACGGTCGCTGATGATGGCGGTAGTAGTGGCGAGCTTCGTTCCTCTATTAATAACATGACACCTCCGGGAGATTTAAGAAATGTTTTAGTGGCATTGTCAGATATGCCACAATTATATGAAGATATTTTTCAATATCGTTTTGATAAATCAGATAGTCATTTTGCCAATCATGCAATCGGTAATTTAATCATTGCTGCTGTCTCAGAAATGAGGGGAAGTACGTATGAAGCGATTCAATTGCTTTCAAAAATGATGCATGTTGATGGACGGATTTATCCATCATCAGAACGGCCATTAACGTTACATGCCGTATTTAAAGATGGCTCAGTGGCGGTGGGAGAATCAAAAATTGCACTGGATCGCAAGACGATTGACCATGTGTTTGTAACAAATACACACGGAGAAGAACAGCCAAGAGCTGCGCGTAAAGTCGTCAAAGCAATTGAAGAAGCAGACATGGTCGTGTTAGGGCCAGGGAGTCTTTTTACAAGTATTTTGCCTAATTTAGTTATTACAGAAATTGGTGAAGCCATCAAACAAACGGCAGCGGAAGTAGTCTATATTTGTAACATCATGACCCAAAAAGGGGAAACGGAACATTTTACGGATACCGATCATGTTCGTGTCTTAAACGAGCATCTACAAGCGCAGTTTGTTGATACAGTGCTGGTTAACACAGAAAAAGTACCAGAAAATTACATGGATCCTGAAATTTATGATGAATATTTAGTTCAAGTGAAGCATGATTTTCAAGGATTACGTGAAGAAGGTTGCCGAGTCATTTCGACAGACTTTTTAGAATTAAGAGATGGCGGAGTTTTTCATGATGGGGAAAAAGTTGTTGAAGAACTTTTCCGTATCGTATTTGGAACGAAATATTAA
- a CDS encoding YusW family protein: protein MKNKKITTSLLTAGMVLAIGITPFVHSNTMEAATLISQSDHEKVMSFTKKDLKEATGIQLEPATVQAVHQELKQQITWETLGYSTIDAQNIATRFTQNTYQALGILTDIANHSDLQLKVITINNPYLATAKIGTFKWETVTPEVGGDHETADNELTTPTPTVASLQEIDVEIEYDENEIEFTYEIKSNGTIEATYEDESADLELEGKAAQDKIMTLLDGLSIKTATNEQIKEHITKKLSVNEQVKKIEFEANFTDKTEIEFVLK, encoded by the coding sequence ATGAAAAACAAAAAAATAACAACAAGTTTATTAACAGCAGGAATGGTCTTAGCTATCGGAATCACACCTTTTGTACATAGTAACACAATGGAAGCAGCGACCTTAATTTCACAATCAGACCATGAAAAAGTAATGAGCTTTACCAAGAAAGACTTAAAAGAAGCAACGGGCATTCAATTGGAGCCGGCGACAGTACAAGCCGTTCATCAGGAATTAAAGCAACAAATCACCTGGGAAACATTAGGCTATTCCACAATTGATGCGCAAAATATTGCGACACGTTTTACACAAAATACATATCAGGCTCTGGGGATTTTAACAGATATCGCCAACCATTCAGACCTTCAATTGAAAGTCATTACCATTAATAATCCATATCTAGCAACAGCTAAAATTGGTACCTTTAAGTGGGAAACCGTAACTCCTGAAGTTGGTGGGGACCATGAAACAGCAGACAATGAACTAACCACACCAACACCGACTGTTGCCAGTCTTCAAGAGATTGACGTAGAAATCGAATACGACGAAAATGAAATTGAGTTCACCTATGAAATAAAATCGAACGGAACAATTGAAGCAACGTATGAAGATGAATCTGCTGATTTAGAATTAGAAGGTAAGGCAGCACAAGACAAAATCATGACTCTTTTAGATGGATTGTCAATCAAAACAGCTACAAATGAACAAATTAAAGAACACATTACGAAAAAGTTATCCGTGAATGAACAAGTAAAAAAAATTGAGTTTGAAGCTAATTTTACTGATAAAACAGAAATTGAGTTTGTATTAAAATAA